From Saimiri boliviensis isolate mSaiBol1 chromosome 9, mSaiBol1.pri, whole genome shotgun sequence, a single genomic window includes:
- the GHRH gene encoding somatoliberin encodes MPLWVFVFVILALSSSSHCFPHPPLALRMRRYTDAIFTNSYRKVLGQMSARKLLQDIMSRQQGERNQERGARARLGRQVDSVWAEQKQMALESILVALRQKHSAQPEARLSVHA; translated from the exons ATGCCACTCTGGGTGTTCGTCTTCGTGATCCTCGCCCTCAGCAGCAGCTCCCACTGCTTCCCGCATCCCCCTTTGGCCCTCAG GATGCGGCGGTACACAGATGCCATCTTCACCAACAGCTACCGGAAGGTGCTGGGCCAGATGTCTGCCCGCAAGTTGCTCCAGGACATCATGAGCAGGCAGCAGGG AGAGAGAAACCAGGAGCGAGGAGCAAGGGCACGGCTTGGCCGTCAGGTAGACAGCGTGTGGGCAGAACAAAAGCAAATGGCATTGGAGAGCATCCTGGTGGCCCTGCGGCAGAAGCACAG TGCGCAGccagaggccaggctcagtgtcCATGCCTGA